One genomic region from Drosophila subpulchrella strain 33 F10 #4 breed RU33 chromosome 2R, RU_Dsub_v1.1 Primary Assembly, whole genome shotgun sequence encodes:
- the LOC119549530 gene encoding tubulin polyglutamylase ttll6: MPSKKPPKAAKHQLNPYTRFFDAQKSLPQDKGDNNGQKPAGVYNRESVYVLSNKPRGKRRPIRENNQPTWRRRNGGGGGGAGNEDHIMVVTQDSTQQPRDKPVYTASQLDAICYDVIKEPPMQFHVDGTDLVPSIRGLRLSVCVEHTRFQLVGKVTRNMGFQHVPEHRLWNIQWSDSTPHHDLLRNMKRFQQINHFPGMVEICRKDLLSRNLNRMLKMFPGDYRIFPKTWLMPTDAYDVAIYAGKHKRTFILKPYSAGQGRGIWITTDLRTVGKREKLICQTYIERPLLIDGYKFDLRVYTLVTSVDPLRIFVYNEGLARFATQKYVPPTMGNSHNVFMHLTNYCLNRRNSQYMVGNGPEAGSKRKLSAFNKWLVDHNYDVAEFWASVDDAIIKTLISAWPTLKHNYNVCFPKHDKIQASFQLLGFDILVDWKLKPYILEVNHTPSLSADEAVDMEVKRPLIRDTLNMLSTALVDKEQIIRDDRTEHRARLLRNIYNKKAAAQMPGYSSPTREVGGNDVRQACSIGALTQQIAWEESHLGNYRRIMPPRDSEKVNYYCKFYEQNKQPMFADTVASRRREELNHQAMQKHQRERLQDQFLQQQLLAQAQHRMSKNVRWPGDQLQVNPVILQSKRRREEAEAQAKKHRAVIAREIQRQKEQLLAPTCAKERLGIWQSVRREKRHKFSPKRSSSITKAHRRKQLHNLSQRARHQRMLEMEAQRDAKFLEQHAKKQRLEGGRVMGQSESPGTKSKGSVKSKGSLKNKMRSKGKKGILRESNHSLVKKSREELASKTQQSIHWTAGTISKMEADEQLSWRKERTDQLNNTRLRELIFSKMYENGHLTKNDIKCFPDLLYRILSQDFTEASSP; this comes from the exons ATGCCTTCCAAGAAACCTCCAAAGGCTGCGAAGCACCAGCTTAATCCGTACACGCGCTTCTTCGATGCCCAGAAATCCCTGCCCCAGGATAAGGGCGATAATAATGGCCAAAAGCCGGCCGGAGTCTATAATCGCGAAAGCGTTTATGTACTTTCGAATAAGCCGCGAGGAAAACGTAGACCGATTCGGGAAAATAATCAGCCCACCTGGCGACGACGTaatggcggcggcggcggcggcgccGGAAACGAGGACCACATCATGGTGGTCACCCAGGATAGCACCCAACAGCCCAGGGATAAGCCAGTGTATACCGCCTCCCAACTGGATGCCATTTGCTATGACGTTATCAAGGAGCCGCCAATGCAATTCCATGTGGACGGCACCGACTTAGTGCCCAGTATCCGTGGTTTGAGGCTGAGCGTCTGCGTGGAGCACACCCGATTCCAATTGGTGGGCAAGGTGACCAGGAACATGGGCTTTCAGCATGTGCCCGAGCACAGGTTGTGGAACATCCAGTGGTCGGACTCGACGCCCCATCACGATCTGTTGCGTAATATGAAGCGGTTTCAGCAGATCAACCATTTCCCAGGCATGGTGGAAATATGTCGCAAGGATCTGCTGTCGAGGAACCTGAATCGGATGCTCAAGATGTTCCCCGGCGACTATCGCATTTTTCCCAAGACCTGGCTCATGCCAACAGA TGCCTACGATGTGGCCATCTATGCTGGCAAACACAAGAGGACCTTTATCCTCAAACCCTATTCGGCGGGTCAAGGACGTGGCATTTGGATAACCACTGATCTACGCACTGTGGGCAAGCGTGAAAAGCTCATCTGCCAGACCTACATAGAGCGG CCCCTATTGATTGATGGCTACAAGTTTGATCTGCGGGTCTATACCCTTGTCACTTCGGTGGATCCATTGCGTATTTTCGTGTACAATGAGGGCCTGGCCCGCTTTGCAACCCAAAAGTACGTGCCGCCAACGATGGGAAATAGCCACAATGTGTTCATGCACCTGACCAACTACTGCCTGAATCGCCGGAACTCCCAGTACATGGTGGGCAATGGACCGGAAGCGGGTTCCAAGCGGAAACTCAGTGCCTTCAATAAGTGGCTAGTGGATCATAACTACGATGTGGCGGAGTTCTGGGCAAGTGTGGATGATGCGATCATCAAGACGTTGATCAGTGCTTGGCCCACTTTGAAGCACAACTATAATGTGTGCTTCCCAAAGCACGATAAGATTCAGGCCAGTTTCCAGCTTCTCGGTTTCGACATCCTGGTGGACTGGAAACTGAAGCCCTATATCCTGGAGGTCAATCACACGCCTAGTTTGAGTGCAGATGAGGCGGTGGACATGGAAGTGAAGCGTCCCCTGATTCGGGACACTCTCAACATGCTCAGCACGGCTTTGGTGGACAAAGAGCAGATTATACGGGATGATCGAACAGAACATAGGGCCAGATTGCTGAGGAATATCTACAACAAGAAGGCTGCTGCCCAAATGCCCGGCTATTCGTCACCAACCCGAGAAGTCGGCGGCAACGATGTGCGACAGGCCTGCTCCATTGGGGCACTCACCCAGCAGATTGCCTGGGAGGAGAGTCACCTGGGCAACTACCGACGCATAATGCCCCCACGAGATTCCGAGAAAGTCAACTACTACTGCAAGTTCTACGAGCAGAACAAGCAGCCCATGTTCGCAGATACAGTCGCTAGCAGGCGACGCGAGGAACTAAACCACCAG GCGATGCAGAAACACCAGCGGGAGCGCCTGCAGGATCAGTTTCTGCAGCAGCAGCTTTTGGCGCAGGCGCAGCATCGCATGAGCAAAAATGTCCGTTGGCCAGGTGATCAGCTACAGGTGAATCCTGTGATCCTGCAGTCGAAGCGGCGTCGCGAGGAGGCGGAGGCCCAGGCCAAGAAGCATCGAGCCGTGATCGCCCGCGAAATTCAGCGCCAGAAGGAGCAGCTACTGGCGCCCACCTGCGCCAAGGAGCGTTTGGGCATCTGGCAGAGTGTCCGGCGGGAAAAGCGACACAAGTTTTCTCCTAAACGCAGTAGCAGCATTACCAAAGCACATCGCCGTAAGCAGCTACACAATCTTAGCCAGCGGGCTCGTCATCAGCGGATGCTCGAAATGGAGGCCCAAAGGGATGCCAAATTCCTGGAGCAGCATGCCAAAAAACAACGACTCGAGGGCGGCAGGGTGATGGGTCAAAGTGAGTCACCGGGCACAAAGAGCAAAGGCAGCGTTAAGAGCAAGGGCAGCTTAAAAAACAAGATGAGGTCCAAAGGCAAAAAGGGAATACTTCGGGAAAGCAACCACAGTCTGGTGAAGAAATCCAGGGAAGAACTTGCATCCAAAACTCAACAATCCATACACTGGACAGCAGGCACCATCAGCAAAATGGAAGCCGACGAACAGCTCAGCTGGCGAAAGGAGAGGACCGATCAATTGAATAACACACGGCTCAGGGAACTG ATCTTCTCGAAAATGTACGAAAACGGCCATCTGACCAAGAACGATATCAAGTGCTTTCCGGATCTACTCTACCGCATACTCAGCCAGGATTTCACGGAAGCAAGTAGTCCTTAG